The Erythrolamprus reginae isolate rEryReg1 chromosome 5, rEryReg1.hap1, whole genome shotgun sequence genome window below encodes:
- the AGTR1 gene encoding type-1 angiotensin II receptor: MILNISAEETDKKNPIDCFFLGRHSYIFVMVPTVYIIIFIIGIFGNSLVVIIIYFYMKMKTVASVFLFNLALADLCFLVTLPLWAATTAMKYHWPFGNCLCKIASVAATFNMYASVFLLTCLSVDRYLTIVHPMKARLRRTMLIARVTCILIWLLAVLASLPVGIHRRAYVLENENITVCAFWYDTRRNSTNHMTINIGLGLSKNILGFFIPFVVILISYILIWKTLKKAYQFQKNNGRGDDIFKLIVAIVLFFFFSWIPHQIFTFIDVLIQLDVIKNCDIEDIVDTAMPFTICLAYFNNCLNPVFYGFWGKNFRKYFLQLLKYIPPSVRHSTLSTKMTSLSYRPSEDLIRATRKKGTLVAE; encoded by the coding sequence ATGATCCTAAATATCTCTGCAGAAGAGACTGATAAAAAGAATCCCATCGACTGTTTCTTTTTGGGAAGACACTCTTACATTTTTGTTATGGTTCCAACCGTTTACATCATTATCTTCATCATTGGCATATTTGGAAACAGCTTGGTTGTGATAATCATCTACTTCTACATGAAGATGAAAACTGTGGCCAGTGTATTTCTGtttaatttagccctggcagatCTGTGTTTCCTAGTAACTCTACCATTATGGGCGGCTACAACAGCCATGAAGTATCATTGGCCCTTTGGCAACTGCTTGTGTAAGATCGCTTCAGTTGCAGCAACCTTCAATATGTATGCCAGCGTCTTTCTCTTGACGTGCCTCAGCGTAGATCGTTATTTAACAATAGTGCATCCCATGAAGGCCCGCCTCCGACGCACAATGCTCATTGCCCGGGTAACTTGCATCCTCATCTGGCTGTTGGCAGTCCTTGCCAGCTTACCTGTTGGGATTCACCGCCGAGCATATGTCCTTGAAAATGAGAACATCACAGTATGTGCTTTTTGGTATGACACACGCAGGAATTCAACCAACCACATGACCATCAACATTGGATTAGGCCTATCCAAAAATATTCTGGGCTTCTTTATTCCTTTTGTGGTCATTTTAATAAGCTATATATTAATCTGGAAAACTCTGAAAAAGGCTTACCAGTTTCAGAAGAATAATGGCAGAGGTGATGACATCTTTAAGTTGATAGTTGCAAtagtcctgtttttctttttttcttggatTCCTCATCAAATATTTACTTTTATAGATGTGCTGATTCAGCTTGATGTGATTAAGAACTGTGATATTGAAGATATTGTGGACACAGCTATGCCCTTCACAATCTGCTTAGCTTACTTTAACAACTGCCTGAATCCTGTCTTTTATGGCTTTTGGGGAAAGAACTTTAGAAAATACTTCCTTCAGCTACTCAAATACATCCCTCCAAGTGTCAGGCATTCCACTTTGTCAACAAAGATGACTTCGCTTTCATATCGACCCTCAGAAGACTTAATACGCGCTACCAGAAAAAAAGGGACTTTGGTTGCTGAGTGA